Below is a window of Pyrobaculum aerophilum str. IM2 DNA.
CGTTAAGCTGATTAGGCAGAAGAGCAGTGGAGGGAAACCCGGCGCGCTCATAGACGGCTTTAAGGAGGCCAGGGGCCTATATGTAGGAGTCATAGACGCCGACATGGAGTTCCACCCCTCGGATCTCGAGAGGATGTATAGAGAGGCCTTGAAGGGCTACGACGTCGTGCTGGGTTACAGAAGGGATGTCAGGCTCTTTTGGAGGAGAGTAATAAGTTGGGGCGCTAGATTACTTGCTAAGATCATGATACCCAGTTTAAGGAGGTTTAAGGACCCAACCACCGAAATGTACGTTATCAGCAAACACAGTTTAGATACGTGTATAGATAAGATCAAGCCTAGAATTAAGCCAGCGCTTGAGATCTTGGCTAAGTGTAAGGCGAATTCCTACAAAGAAATGGAAATAATGCAGAGACAGAGATCTCTTGGCGAAAGCAAGTTCTCCATTATGTGGATCTTCCAATACATATGGCAACTCCTAGAACTCACCAATTACTTCACAGTCCGTTACATAGCGGGGGCATTAGTAGCCTTGCCTGTATCAATACTGCTGTGGAATTATGTAGGACTACTGGCCCCATTCGTCGGAGCTATAGTGAAGTGGCTCTTTATATTCAGGGAAGTGGGTCCGGCAAGTACCCTGACAATAAAGGCATTGGCAGTCTTGATTAAGATAGCCGGGGTGGCTCCATGGCCAATAACAGCCCTCATCGAATTTATACTAATTCACATGCTCAGAGGAACGAAGATCTAGCGGCGCCATGAGAGTCTTGTGGATAAACCATAGATGTCCCAAGCACCCCCAAGCGGGCGGCGCCGAGGAATACGTCTTTCAGATCTCCAGGAGGCTTGTTAAAATGGGGCACGAGGTGACGCTTCTCGCCGAAAAGCCCTCAAGCCTGCCAGAGCACGAGGTAATTGACGGCGTCGAGATCGTCAGGAAAGGCGGGTTTTTAACCCTCCATCTTTGGGCGCCCCTATACGTCGCTAAACACTCTAGGGAATACGACGTGATTATAGACAATGTAGCCCACGTTTTCCCATTCTACAGCTCCAAATTCACCTTTAAGCCGACGATAGCCGTCGTCCACCACGTAAATGGGAAGGCAATCAACAGGGTGATGCCCCAACCTCTGCACTTTCTAGGCATAGCCGCCGAGAAAAGCCTGCCCCACATGTACAGGAGCTTTATAGCCGTTTCACGTTCTACAGAGGAGGACCTCATTAACCTCGGCGTTAATCCCGACAGAATCTCTGTCGTGTATAATGGAGTCGATCACGAGGTATACAAACCCGGCGAGAAGTCCGAAAGACCCCTCGTGCTGTGGCTCAACAGGTTTGTGAAGTACAAAAACCCAGACCACGCCGTAAGGGCTTTCTCTATTGTAAAGAAAAAGATTCCCGAGGCTCTCTTCGTGATGGCCGGAGACGGGCCTGAAAGGCCAAGGGCCGAGAGGCTGGCTAAACAGCTCGGCGTAGAGGTCGAATTCGTTGGGAAGATCTCTGTCAGAAGGAAGGTCGAGCTCTTGCAGAGAGCTTGGGTATGCGTATACACGTCGGAGATCGAGGGGTGGGGATTAGTGGCATTAGAGGCAGCCGCATCCGGAACCCCTTGCGTAGGCTACGCCGTGGGAGGGCTAAGGGAGTCTATAATAGACGGCGTCACGGGGTTCCTAGCAAGGCCGGGGGATATCGGCGACCTTGCCAATAAGATAGTGAGGATTCTCAATAACGCCGAGTTGCTTAAACGGCTGACTGAAAACGCATTTAGATATGCCCAGAACTTCGACTGGAATAACTCCGCTGAGAGATTTCTAGAAGTTATTAATAGCGTAACTCAGTGAGCAAGCCTTTAGTAACAATAATAGTACCAACATTTAACTCGGAAAAAACACTACAATTATGCTTGGAATCCATACGGAAGCAAACTTATAAGAACATAGAAGTTATCGTAGTTGACAACTACAGCACTGACAGCACTGTTAGCGTTGCAAAAAAGTATGACGCTAAGGTTATACAGGTACGCGGCGAGAGGGCCAGGGCAAAGAACATAGGCTTGAGACATGCATCTGGGAAATACGTTCTTTTCATTGACTCCGACATGGAACTCACGCCCAGGGTTGTAGAGGAATGTGTCAGAACGGCGGAATCTAACCCTAAAATAGCAGGTATTATAATTCCAGAGGTGACAATAGGCAGTAATTATTGGTCACTGGTAAGAAATTTTGAGAGGAGCTTTTATGTAGGTACGCCAATAGAGTCTCCAAGGTTCTTCAGAACAGACCTAGCATTAAAAGCAGGAGGTTTTGACGAAGATATAGTGTTTTACGAAGAGGCCACACTGCCCTTAAAACTAGAAAGATTAGGTTACAATGTAAGAGCAAGAGTAAAATCATATATTCTACATCATGAGGAAAATCTAAATATCAGTAAGTTATTAAGAAAAAGAATTTACTATGCAAAAACAGCAAAGAAATATATTACAAGATATCGAAGTATCGACAAAGCATATATTACGATACAGATAAGTCCTTTCTACAGGTTTAAACTCTTCTTCAGCGATAAGAGGTTCTGGCAAAGGCCAGATTTAGCGCTGGGAGTTATCACGCTAAAGATTTTGGAGTATATTATCTCACTAGCAAGCTATCTGGCCACAAAGTAAAATTGTAATACTATCCTCTTTAGAGTGGATATGCGAAATACGCTTCGATGGTGAATTTTTTCACAAAGTTAGTTGAAAACTCCCAGCTAATGCTTTCATATTACCTTGACCAATAAGGGATATGGCGAAAATGTCATCACAAGTACCTTTCATAGAAAGAGGCTAAGTTTTAAAAAATGCCGATTTTAAGCAGAATGATGATATGGCGAAATGATATGTATATGCCTACCACCATAGTTAATCACCCCAAGGCCGATGCTGTTGAGATAAGCCATAATTACTGTGAGCCAGTTAGGCGTTGAATACATATGATGAGCTATTCGGTTCACCCTAGTGGGAGAGAGACAACAATATACGGGATCGGGCAATGAGAGTGTTAATAATATCTAGGCTTTTATGGACTGCTGGAGCCCAGCGTATCGCAATAAATGAATATCACTGGCTAAAGAGACTTGGTTACGATACAGAATTAGTATTCCTTAGGCGCGGCAACGTAACTGGATACGAGGAACTCTTAGAGGAAGTCAACTATAAAGTGGTTAGAAGAGGCCACGGCCCTCTTACGCCGTTTTTCTACACGTTAACCAAAATATTTGCCCCTGATAGGGGTCTGGAGAGTACAGTTGATCTCGATCTCATTTTTAAAATTCCCAAAATAGCCAAAAAAGAAGGCGCCGATTACCTAATATGTCATGATCAATTTACAGGTATTGGCTGTTATCAAGCTTATAGAAAATATGGTATTCCTTACACTATTTTTATTCATGAAAAAGTTGTAAATTATAGACAGCCAATATTTGGAAAGATAATAAACAATATTGAAAAAGAGATTCTCCTTAATGCAAAAAAAGTGTTTGCAGTAACAGATAAGGTAGCGCAAACGATAAATGAAAAACACGGAATAAAAGCAATTCCAAACTATCCAGGAATGGACAAAATATCAGAGCGACATTTCTCAGAAAAAGAAGACGTCCTCCTAGCCGTTTCGTTTTGGGACTTAGGAAGAAGACCTTGGGATTACCTTGAAGTTGTAAAACATCTTGATTATAAATTAATATTAGCAGGTAATTGGAGAGTAAAGAAGGCAAAGGAAAAAGTCGTAGAGAGTATTAAATTAATGGGACTCAAGGATAAAGTAAGTTTAGTTGAGGGAATTTCGGAAAATCAATTAAGAGAATTATATAATAAGGCGAAATTTGTAATAAGGTTTGGATATGGCGAATTTGGACCAGCAATTAGTGTGATTGAAGCGATTCAACACACCACACCTGTTATAATCAACGATGAATTAGGAACTGCGGAGCTAGTTAAAAGGTACAACTTAGGTTTAGTCGTCCACGGAATAGATGTAAGATCTATTAAAGAATTTATTAATAAAATTGATGAAAAAACATATTCTCAATTACAGGATAACATAAAAAAAGTTCAGAATATATATACATGGTTAAATCACGTCACTAAGTTAATAGACACAATTACTTTCAAACAATGACGCAAAATTCTACATAAAATATATATTCTCCAATATGCTTTTTACTTATGGTAGCCTAAGGATTGAAATTCCGGACAAATATAAATTCGTATATTATGCTACATTCATAGCGGGGGAGTGGGACTTCCTGAAAGTTAATAATAATGATAGAGTTCTCGACGCTAGCGCTTTTATCGGAGATTTTACAGTAAAAGTTGCAAAGAAAGCTAAAGAAGTTGTTGCTGTAGAACCCCTCCCGTGGGCCTTCGAAATTCTTAAAACGAATGTTGAGCTCAACCAATTGAAAAATGTTATACTAGTCAACAAGGCTATTTACGACATAGAGGGAATAACCGTCAAGATCAGCGATGAAGGCACTGCCTCTAAAATAAGTGGAGAGGGCGTAGAAGTCAATACTGTCACTGTTGACTCTCTTGGGAAGTTTGAAGTGGTTAAGATGGATATAGAGGGGGCAGAAAACAGGGCCTTTACGGGCGACTGGATAAACTATGTAAGGGAAATAGCCGTGGAACTACATGGAAAAGAGAATATAGAACTGATTCCAAATATTCTAAGAGCCAAGGGTTTTCGCGTTCGTTTCATGAAAAAATTTGATTTGGCAAAAAATACACTGAAAAATATCCTTACACATCCTTTATCATTCATTAAGGCCGAGATAAGGACACAAGTTATGCTTAATTATCTCTTGGGGAGATATTATGTTCCAGCTCTTACCAGTAATGAGATAAAGATCGTTTATGCGAAGCGTGGATAAGCTATTATTAAAATGTAAATCGAGATCTAAACAATACATAATATTGATAATTGCTGTTATTCTTTTTATTGGCTCTACTTGGCAAGTGGCTTTTTCCCCTGGGTATGTCTTTTTAGCCGAACAATTTGAATTTTTAAATGCGCATCTCTTCCTTAGAGTAACTTCGCTTTGGCCCAATACTGAAATTTTCAGCGAGGCGGATCCCGGCAAGTTATACCTCTACTGGGCACTTTACCTCTTGTCTTTTGGCGATTACAAGGTTCTTCAAGTCATGGCCCTTGGCCTCCCAAGCGCCTTGGCATACCTTTCAGCTACATATTTGTTAAGCCGATTTTCCAAGTGGGGCTGGGCCATTGCATTTTTATATGTCTTCAATCCTCTTTTTATAAACCAGCCCAGGGATATACAGTTCCGCTTTGAATATGCTCTATTACCCTTAGCGCTGGCAGTGTTAATTAGAGTTTTTGAGGGAAGGCTTATCCACGGCCTTGTACTAGCCTTTATATTAGCCATGGGAAGTTATAGATTCTATGTATTATTTGCCATTATGGCAACATTGATATTCATATGGTATATTATTAATAAAGGTAAACCATCATTAGTCATAACTACAGTAGCAGTCACTACAGGCCTTATTCTGTCGCTGCCACGAATACTCCCAGCTATTGTACACTTTCTAGAGGGCGACAGCCTGGCGCTGGCCACCTTCGGCGTGACGGAGGGGATACGTCGCGTTGACGTCTTAGATGCGTTTGTTTTGAACTATTACTATCCAGGTGATGTTTTTGAAAAAATAACACATGGTATTCTAAATTTTGGGTTTTTCCCTTCAGTGTTAATATCTATAGCTGTTATATTACGGCGTAGAAATAATATAGTTTTCCTCGGCGCGTTATTTGTGCTAGTAGGGATTCTTCTGACCTCAACTATAAACATTGATCCGCTACTGGCGACTTTCCCCCCCTTGGCCAGGCTTTTAAGGCAACCTTATTGGAACGGTATTATTACACTTATTGGATACCTCCTCTTGCTGTCCCAGTTGAGGTCACGAATTGCAATAATTGCCGCTGTGATAATTCCGGCGGTATTCTACGGCCCTATTTTCTTCTCTGGTAATATGTGGGGTTATTGGTGTGCCTCTACACCCCCACAGTCATATGAACTGTTACCCAGCTTTGAGGGGAAATCGTTGTGGATACCTACTTTAGGATCTCCTAGAGCTGTTTGGGTGAAATGTGAAAGGCCTCAGTGGGCTTCAAATGCTTGGGGAGTAACCGGCGACGTGGAGATACGTAGTTGGGGCGGTGATGCGCTTAATGTGTTTCATGTGTCGTATCTCTCCCAGTACTTTGCTTATTTCAATTACTTTAAACAGTCCTGGTTTCCTTTTGCATTAGTGACGGTAGATCCGCGTATTGCCTATGGCATTGTTGGAATTAGCTATGTCGGTATGGTAACTGATAGGCTTGCGAGCGATGACGTACAGAGGAGCCTATGGGAGGCAAGAGATTTCTTTTCGCGTACAGCGACAGTTGTTATTAACTCAAGAGAACTGGGCTTATATAAACTGGGAGATGCGCCTATGTGCCGCGCCGGCGCACCGTTATTCCTATCTGGCGGATACCCCGCTCTAGCAGTACTTTACAGCGTCTTTGGTTGGCGTACGCCGCCGGTTATTTTTAGCAATGATAATATTACTGCCGTTCAGGGATGGGACTTTATCCAAGGCGACGTTATTTCCTCTATTCACTTTTCAAGTATGCGTCTCACTGGCTTAACTAAAGGAAGCGGCATAATATACGATGAATTTTACAACAAGTTGCTTAAATTAGGAAGTATATGGTCGTATGACGAGGTACCCAACTTTGTCTACGGCTATTCAGGATTTGCCGAAGGCTCGATAATACTACCCTCCGGCATCTATGAAATATATGTAAAAGGTTATGTCTCTAATATTAGTGGAATTATTACTTTAACGGTCGGAGGTAAAGAGTATAAAGTTAATCTTAAGTCTAATGAAACTCGTTTCCGCTGGGTACATGTGGGGAACTTTAGCTGGTCGGGTGGGCGTGTAGATATTAAAGCCGTTTTCTCAGAGGGACTTGTAGCAGTTAGTGAATTGGTATTTGTAAGGCCAAACTATAAGTCAGCGCCTGATGTCATTATTATCACTCCATACGACATCCCTGGACTTAAATACAGGAATCTGGAATCGCCACTTGGAATAATAGCGGAATATAATGGCTCATTGAAACTCCCGGGAAATGGAAATTACATAGTGTACCTTCATTTGATCAGCGGGAGTATAAGGGGTTCCTACGGCGATCTCTCTAATGGATCAGTAGTACAGGGTGGAGAGGTCTTGAAATTTTTAAATGCTCGTGTGTCTTATATTCTTTTAGTAAGACAAGGATGGAAGGGACTTGAATCCGTGCGCAACATTACATGTCAAGACACGTTCACTGTGAATAACAATGAACTAGTTCAGTTCAACGTGCTATATGATCCTTTTTGGCGTCTCAAATGCGACTCTCAGACGTATAGTCCTGTTAAAGTCTTTGGCTTGGTTAACGGGTTCTACGTAAAAACAGGCGGCTCTTGCAAATTACAATATATACTCTATGATGTTCAAAAGTTAGCATTTTATATAACTTTAGTTTATCTTTTTATTTTAACGGGTTTCATCTTAGTATTTTATAATAAAGAGGTATTTCGCGTTAAAAAATAGGATATAGCACGCTGGGCTTTACTATTTTTATACTGTCGCACCTCTAGCCCTGTGGCGCAGAGGCTTGTGTCAGTTATTATACATACGAAAAACTCCTCTAAGACCCTCCCGATAACGCTGAAATCCCTAGGGGGACAGACCTATCGCAACATTGAAATCGTGGTAGTGGATAATTACAGCCGGGACACAACGGTGGAGATCGCGCTGAAGTACGGCGCGCGGGTCTATAGATGGGGCCCCGAGAGGAGCGCGCAGATGAATTTCGGCGCCAGGGCCTCCAAGGGCGACATTCTCTATTTTACCAA
It encodes the following:
- a CDS encoding glycosyltransferase, with translation MSKPLITIIIPTLNECHNIPMVLKEIHKRFSKEAEIIIVDGGSIDCTLDKAKEVSQTLGMDVKLIRQKSSGGKPGALIDGFKEARGLYVGVIDADMEFHPSDLERMYREALKGYDVVLGYRRDVRLFWRRVISWGARLLAKIMIPSLRRFKDPTTEMYVISKHSLDTCIDKIKPRIKPALEILAKCKANSYKEMEIMQRQRSLGESKFSIMWIFQYIWQLLELTNYFTVRYIAGALVALPVSILLWNYVGLLAPFVGAIVKWLFIFREVGPASTLTIKALAVLIKIAGVAPWPITALIEFILIHMLRGTKI
- a CDS encoding glycosyltransferase family 4 protein, translating into MRVLWINHRCPKHPQAGGAEEYVFQISRRLVKMGHEVTLLAEKPSSLPEHEVIDGVEIVRKGGFLTLHLWAPLYVAKHSREYDVIIDNVAHVFPFYSSKFTFKPTIAVVHHVNGKAINRVMPQPLHFLGIAAEKSLPHMYRSFIAVSRSTEEDLINLGVNPDRISVVYNGVDHEVYKPGEKSERPLVLWLNRFVKYKNPDHAVRAFSIVKKKIPEALFVMAGDGPERPRAERLAKQLGVEVEFVGKISVRRKVELLQRAWVCVYTSEIEGWGLVALEAAASGTPCVGYAVGGLRESIIDGVTGFLARPGDIGDLANKIVRILNNAELLKRLTENAFRYAQNFDWNNSAERFLEVINSVTQ
- a CDS encoding glycosyltransferase family 2 protein, whose product is MSKPLVTIIVPTFNSEKTLQLCLESIRKQTYKNIEVIVVDNYSTDSTVSVAKKYDAKVIQVRGERARAKNIGLRHASGKYVLFIDSDMELTPRVVEECVRTAESNPKIAGIIIPEVTIGSNYWSLVRNFERSFYVGTPIESPRFFRTDLALKAGGFDEDIVFYEEATLPLKLERLGYNVRARVKSYILHHEENLNISKLLRKRIYYAKTAKKYITRYRSIDKAYITIQISPFYRFKLFFSDKRFWQRPDLALGVITLKILEYIISLASYLATK
- a CDS encoding glycosyltransferase family 4 protein; this translates as MRVLIISRLLWTAGAQRIAINEYHWLKRLGYDTELVFLRRGNVTGYEELLEEVNYKVVRRGHGPLTPFFYTLTKIFAPDRGLESTVDLDLIFKIPKIAKKEGADYLICHDQFTGIGCYQAYRKYGIPYTIFIHEKVVNYRQPIFGKIINNIEKEILLNAKKVFAVTDKVAQTINEKHGIKAIPNYPGMDKISERHFSEKEDVLLAVSFWDLGRRPWDYLEVVKHLDYKLILAGNWRVKKAKEKVVESIKLMGLKDKVSLVEGISENQLRELYNKAKFVIRFGYGEFGPAISVIEAIQHTTPVIINDELGTAELVKRYNLGLVVHGIDVRSIKEFINKIDEKTYSQLQDNIKKVQNIYTWLNHVTKLIDTITFKQ
- a CDS encoding FkbM family methyltransferase is translated as MLFTYGSLRIEIPDKYKFVYYATFIAGEWDFLKVNNNDRVLDASAFIGDFTVKVAKKAKEVVAVEPLPWAFEILKTNVELNQLKNVILVNKAIYDIEGITVKISDEGTASKISGEGVEVNTVTVDSLGKFEVVKMDIEGAENRAFTGDWINYVREIAVELHGKENIELIPNILRAKGFRVRFMKKFDLAKNTLKNILTHPLSFIKAEIRTQVMLNYLLGRYYVPALTSNEIKIVYAKRG